From Gemmatimonadota bacterium:
TCCTCGACTGGCTGCATGCGGATGAGATCCTGGTCTATGCGAGCGACTATCCCCACTGGGACTGGGAGTCACCGGATTCGGTACTGCCCGGCGTGGATGCGGAGTTGAAGCGGCGGGTGTTCGTGGAGACGGCCCGGGAACTGTACGGCCTGGACGAAAACGGAAACCCCAGCGAATGAGCCGCCGTTACGTGGTATCCGCCGTGGATGACTTTCCGCCGGGTGAACGGCGCATCGTCCCCGCGGGCGGGCGCGGCGGGATCGGCGTGTTCAACGTCGGCGGCCGGTATTACGCCCTGCGGAACCGTTGTCCGCACAAGGGCGGTCCGCTCTGCCTCGGCCGCCTGAGGCCCCATGTAACGGCGGATGAGGTATACTCGGTCGAACATCACGAGAAGCAGGTCCTGAAGTGCGCCTGGCACCAGTGGGAGTTCGACCTGGCAACCGGCCAGGCGCTTTACGATCCTCGCATGCGTGTCAAGACCTACCGGGTGGAGATCGAAGCGGATAAAGTGGTCCTGTACCTGGATGGACCGGAATCGCCTGCGAGGGAAGAAGGGAACATCCCGTGACGGTCCGGTTTGCCATTGCGCTCCTCTCCGCGGCATTGATTGGCTGCACGGCGGCATTAGCCTGGCCGGACGCGGATCCGCCCGCGCCCTTCACCAATTCCATCGGCATTCCGATGCCGCCCGACGCGGCCCCGCCCGAGTACCAGGTCTTCACCAGTTTCAAGGCCGAGAACCGCTACCTGGACATGGCCACCTCTCACTACCAGGTGATCGGACACGACTACGCCCTGGTCAACGAACCGCTGGTACGCATGGACCGGGACTACAACCTGCTGCCGGCGGCCGCGACCCGTTGGGAGGTGTCCGGGGACGGGCTCACCTGGACGTTTCACCTCCAACCCGACCTGATCTTCGCCGATGGCTATCCCCTTACCGCTTACGACTTCGAGGACACCTTCAAACGGTGGGCGGACCCTGCCACGGGATTCGATCTCGAGTGGTACTATCGGTCGATCAGGAACTGGGGAAGCGTCGTTGCCGGCAGGCTGCCCCTCGATTCGCTGGGGGTCAGCGCGCTGGACGATCACACCGTCGCGTTTACGACCGACGATCCCACACCCTACCTGCCCCTGATCCTGACCTTCAGCTGGGTGACGCCCTCGCACCTGTTCGAGAAACACGGTCCGGGCTGGTCGACCCGTCCGGAGACGCTGCTGGGCAGCGGTCCCTTCAGGCTGGTGGAGTGGTCGAAGCTGGACCGGATCGTGATGGTACCGAATCCACACTACCGGGGGCCCCACAAACCCTACCTGGAAAAGGTGGTCTCGAAGCTCTTCAACGCCGCGGTACCCCCGCCGATGCTGTCGTCCTACGAGGCCGGCGCGGTGGACCACGCGACCCTGTCGAACCAGGCGGAAATCAACCGCGTTAAGCACGATGCAGGGCTCAGGGACCAGCTCGTCACCTATTCGGCCTTCGGGACCACCTACCTGATGATGGACACCTTCAAGGCCCCCTTCGACGATCTCCGGGTGC
This genomic window contains:
- a CDS encoding Rieske (2Fe-2S) protein produces the protein MSRRYVVSAVDDFPPGERRIVPAGGRGGIGVFNVGGRYYALRNRCPHKGGPLCLGRLRPHVTADEVYSVEHHEKQVLKCAWHQWEFDLATGQALYDPRMRVKTYRVEIEADKVVLYLDGPESPAREEGNIP
- a CDS encoding peptide ABC transporter substrate-binding protein yields the protein MTVRFAIALLSAALIGCTAALAWPDADPPAPFTNSIGIPMPPDAAPPEYQVFTSFKAENRYLDMATSHYQVIGHDYALVNEPLVRMDRDYNLLPAAATRWEVSGDGLTWTFHLQPDLIFADGYPLTAYDFEDTFKRWADPATGFDLEWYYRSIRNWGSVVAGRLPLDSLGVSALDDHTVAFTTDDPTPYLPLILTFSWVTPSHLFEKHGPGWSTRPETLLGSGPFRLVEWSKLDRIVMVPNPHYRGPHKPYLEKVVSKLFNAAVPPPMLSSYEAGAVDHATLSNQAEINRVKHDAGLRDQLVTYSAFGTTYLMMDTFKAPFDDLRVRQAFSHAIDTEALVESALLGVAVPAVSMLPEGFPAASTGALAPVQRYDPDLARRLLAEAGYPEGRGFPRTVMWIRGTNLQGGQAPQAVQAMLKRNLNLDIGVQNTEAKLFMETMYQGDIAFAMIPYGYDYMDPSNLLGIWLSTGRHAWFNQRFESVMAEANHLIGNPERRLALYEEAERIVVEDVAGVFLWHSQHNELWKPYLRTEALERNERGGYAIRVDKHLNLSTTLYVTEEAVRDGSDGDRGKGLWHWLFGPGR